TagtatttaaaatgcaaataggGCAACACTGGGACCGGCTCCGGCAGTCTCTCACCTGCTGTGCACATTCTGCAACCCAGACTTCCAGTTGTTCACAGCTATTAGTCCCATAATTTCACAGCACGTACTGTGCATTTGGAGCTAAAATCTCCGGCCTTCATACCTGGACAGACTTTTCTTCACTCAGTACTGTTTCTGTCTTGGCCTTATTGGTACCCATTCTAGGCGATTCTCTAGCGGCCTGCCCTAGTAACCCATCGAATACACAGAATCCCTTTTATTCTGACCCTGGTCTTTCCTGCAGAGCTAGCCATTAATAAGCAAGAAATTATTAGTTATTCTTAGTTATTCAATTCTGGGAATCACAGTGGAATTCATCCAAGAAAGCAGTCTCTCCTGAGACCTAGTTTGTCTCCTCCAAGCTCTCCTGCCGTGAGCTGACTCCGCCTCAGGCCTTCAGGTCCCACGTCAACCCTATTTTCCGTGCAGGTTTTTGGGGGTGTACTTTTCCTTAGAGCACTGACTCTATTACCGTCTCATGCCAAGGAAATCTCCCTTCTGACACCAAATTGCTGTAGGAACAGGTCTTTCCAGTTTATTTAAATACTCTTTGAAGACGGCGATTTTCAGCAATTAACACTGATAATGCTACAAAGCAGAAAAGGGCATGAAACCGTCTCTGAACTGGTAACCAACAGGTTACTTTACTCGCAAGCCAGCTAAGTTGAAAATTGTTCAGAAATGGACACAGAGTCTCCTCAGTGTCTGCTGTCAATGTCCATAATAGAACCTTGAGTCTCAAATTATCCTAAAATCAAGAGTTACATTTCCCTGCACGTGAAATGTGTATACTGCATATAAATATTCCATCTCCATGCAAAGATATCATCTTGCTGAACAACAGCATTTAAGCATTGTTCTAAGGCAGCATACATCTGATTTCTCAACCATGTCGCCTGCCACCACATTTCACAAGTTCCTAGAACTGCTTTACAGAGTTGAGATCAATCATGGAAAATATCTAAAGTTTCATTTGCTTGCCATTCTATATTCAGCAGCAGTACTTCTGTAACACACCCAGAGTTTTATGAAAGTGAAATATTCACATTACTATGCCAATGCGTTTTTGAGCTTGATATTATACAGTCAAATCATgcaggaaattaaaatgaacacatgaaGCCACATTTTGTCAGGAAAAGACaatcacaaaggaaaacaaattttaaatggAGCAAGAATCAACATACgtgtttttccttcttatttATTGCAGGCTTAAACAgaggcacacaaaaacaggtCATTGACAACTAATGGCAATCTTGAATAATCTAAAACTATAAAAGGTGTAGAGGTAGACATTTCAAAAACCTGTACAATCTTTTCATGGCTAAAATACTATAATTATACTGGTTTAGGTTAAGAACAAAATACTTGTGAGGTATGATTTTATGTGCCAACTGTTACTACAAGGGCTGAAcctcacaaacaacaacaacaaaacactgcagctgagaTTCTGGCCAGCAGGCTAGATGTGACGAACACAGGCGTATTCAGTGGACTCCTTCTCAGAGATCAGCACTCGATCAGAGCCAGCAGGAAACGTAATGTCAGCGTAAATGACATCATCTATTTGTATCTCctaaagccacacacacacacgtacattcTCTTAATGTTCCAACTCGTCACAAACTGATAAAGAAAAGTTGTACAGCATGCCATTTATGGAGAATCAACTTACACTGATGGTACCAGCCTGGATTGAACAGTCTTTATTAGGCAGCtggttttctgaaatgaagagcaaacatgcattcattcatattttcatacTAATTTTGTTGACAAAATTTACATTATGTAACCAGATGAATGCACAATGTACTGACAGCACAGTTTGCATAAGAAAGTCAAAAAGCCACATTTGACGTCAGGGTACACACTTGCCAAATAATAAAATAGGAACAGTCATGAATGCAATCACACCTCTTGCAAGCGATTGCCTCAAAGACCATGAAATCCAGTTGTGCAAGGTGACATATAGGCACGTGAATTCAAGTGCCTGCACATGTCAGCTAAACAAATCAGCACGAGATATCGACATGTTACTATTATATATGTAAAGCATCTTTGATAGCTATGAAAAGCACTATATGAATTTGATGTATTATTAGTATCATTATTGTTACAACCAGCTTTagatttttatgtgtttgctgtgtggcAATCTCCCATTATAGCAATTTGAGCGCACAGATCCTATAGCTACAGGTCGTTTAGGAAAACttacttcttcttctctttacaACAATCACTGCAATAACTGCTGTCAGAACTATACAGCCCACAACCCCAACAGCCGCCCAATTTTTGCCCAGGTTGCCTCCTATAAGAGAAAATAACAGTCATTTAACATACTGGAAACTTAGCGCGCTGAAAAATGAGGGAATAATAAGTTAAACTAATGCTGATACCCTACCTTGATGGTTATGTTCCAGGTCTATGGTTAAGCCCTTTCCCTTCCCTCTCAGGGCTGCAAAGAAAACTGTATTTGTTATTAGCTGTCCTGTATTTAACAAACAGGAATGTATTCATTTAGAGTGAAAAATATACCCGGAGCTCTGAGCCTAAACTCAGCTGAAGTCTTGATCTGTTCGTTCACTGTTGCCTGGCACCTAAGCGTCCTGTTTCCAGGGCTTTGAAAGGTGACGGTCAGAGTTATAGCACAAGGGGACGGTCGATGTATTAGATGATAAGCGTCCTCTTGGATCCTAACACCATCTTCATCCACCCATGCCAGACTGACCCTTCTGCAAAGTCCTTTATCCAAGTAGGTaagagcaacacactgcagtgaCACTGTTTTAGCAGGTAAGAGGTTTAACACCGGggcagctgaaagaaaaaaagagggttgtttttttgttttttttttatttgaaaagtatTCAGTTTTAACCCACATAACCACGAGATTTGAAACTTAAAAGCACACACTACTGTGAGTGGAGAATTCATTGGTCCTTTCACTGCACTGATGATGTCCGATGTCCTCCACAGTGAGATCTTTGACTTGTCGaaagcattttctttcctctgattcAGCTGCCAGGATGTCTCCATTAGTAACTATGGCAATATACCGTCTTGTCCTGATCTCCCATAAGTGAAAACAGGCTAAAGTGTCCTCACATGGAAATGTGATAACATAACCATATCCTGCTGAAACAGAAGATGAAGAGCTGGGTGAGTATTCTGCCGTGTTTTAAACACAACATTATAAAAACTaaggttgtgttgtgtgtgtaggTAACTCACCTGTGAAAGagagcagcggcagcagcagaatcATCGCCATGTCAATGTGGACTGTTCCAGCCATCTTGCAAAATGAGTCACTGTGAAAAACTACGCCCAGGGTTTGCTCTTCATATTGGTCAAGTGTAGTCACACCCATCATTAGTCAACTTTAACCTGCTGACTTGACAAACCTTTCTGGCTGACAGCCTTGGAGAACATGGTTCAACAAAAAAAGTTCACTTTTGAAAATCGAATCTTTTATGCTACCCACAATTTTCCAAGTAATGTGAAGAAGAAGATACAACTAGAAATGTAACTAAAATCGCCTTCCTCCACCAAGGCCAAACATTTTCTCCAGATTATTATCAAGACAAAGATGAAAAGAGCTCTTCATTTAATCGTGGCATCCTTTCACGAGAAATTGCTGCAATGAAATGTACGAGTTTTAAACAAGCTCAGTGTGtatcagtaacaacaacaacagcattatCTGTTGTTTGGATGTTTGAAATATCCCAATGAAAAAGCTATTTCAGTTTGCATTACTACCTGTAAGagtattgtgtgttttttagacTGTGGATGAAAAAAACTGGGTGTCTCATTTTTCTGCTCCTAACCGCTGCATATTTGTATTCTGTCTTCAGTTGGGAGATTGACAGCCACGTCTCTACAAGATGTGTGGAGGAGTTTAAAGATGAGAACAGGTTGTTTTCTCTCCGGCAAGGCCTGTCTGCAGAGATGGCCTTGTgatacacaacaaaaagatcCTCTTTCTAGAGAGTTTttggaggatttcagtgaatAGCAGAATGCATTCCAGTAAGTGTGACCTTAAACTAATGCTCACATTTCAACTGGAACTGTAGCTTGCTGTCTACATTTTCCTGGTAGCCTCATCTTTTGCAAGATGGATATTTCAgtcatgtaaaaaaatatactgAGTAACGATTATTTTTGTGATCTATGAGCAAGATCATTtagggttttgggtttttttttgctttcactttttgTGGGACTGAAATATTATTTGATGAAACAAAGGTAGATTAtcttagtttttgttttttttttaatgatggcaTTTATATTTGAAAGCCATTTGAATTTGGATGATGTGACTGTTGTTGCAGTTATTCCTGCTCATCAGCAGGTGGTATATAGTTTAAATCCTAAATCCTGAAGTTACAGTGAATATATCTCAGAGTatcaatgtgtttattttggacAGTTTAGGTCTTCCTTAGTATTTCACAATTATGTCTTTGGTgaagatttattttactttttccactttcctttcttccccttTGCAAAGTTATTTCAGACCAATTGGAATTAGTTTGTAACGAGATGTCTGGAGCTGAGGTGAAAGTATTAAGCCTGTGATGCCTTACCCTACTCCAGCACTCGTCACTAAACTTACTGCAAGTGTACCAGATTTCTCCTTTCTTGCCTGAATATGAGGTTTATTCCATTAAGTGTTGAACAGCTCCCATACGTACCAGTAAACAATAAAACCAGGGCTGTCCAATTAATCACTATTTCCACATATGGcagaaaaattataattttctgTGGATATTGTTGgactacaaaaataaattacaggTTACAGATATGTTTAACagtattattttttctttatgacaAATTCAAAGGAAGAATAATAGTTTTTTAATGGCAACTATAGGATGGATGGAATGATGAAACTTCACAACTGTTTTTTGGGCCGTATTAACAATGTAAAGCAGTTTTTGGTAATGTATGTTTGGATATAGAGTTTGCCTTAAAACTCAAACATTCATAGTTTTAATTCTGCTCTACACAAGCAGtaattacttttaatttgtCTAATTAGCAATTTTGGAGTTCGACGTTAAGAAGAACAAACCATTAGAAgctaatgttgttgttttattgatcGTGATTAACATGTTCACACTGACATCTTTGATTAAAACACTATTCACCCATTTGTACAGATCCCCGGTGACAAATCTAGACAAAAAGGTAATGTGTGTCTATGTTACAAAAATATCATGTCTCAGTTTTTCAGTCAAAATCTCCTCAGTAGCAGTAACTGATCAACAGAGTAGCAGTAGCAGCAAGAGACTTTAACAACTTAAACCCAGACATTATGGGAACCACGAAACTActttacacagaaaaatatgttataacgtgtgtatatatttacattacagTCACTTCAGAGCAATCTCACGTTAATAGAGTGACATCCTGTACATATTGCACCATAACTTTAGCTGGGTTTAATGTTAGCTGCTAAATAGCACTGACAAACATTCAGATGTAGTCTACAGCCAAAGATAACAGTTGATTAAATATGAGCTATGACATACACAACCAACCAATGCCTTCTTCTCAAAACTGTCAGCTTTTCCTCATCATCCACCatcaaaccacaacaacagcctGGGATATTCTCAAACATCCCGAATTTGTAACTTTCAGTTTTAAACAAAGTGATGGCAGGGTAACATTTTGCCTTCCAATTCTAGAGTTTCGTAACAGGTTTTACATTCAACATACTGAAGGTGCTAGTGCGTCTGTCACCTCCTGCTTTCACAAACAAATCTTCCATTCATGACACCAGTAACCAGTTTAAACAGAGCAGATTATCTTCTGCTGGGGGCAGACATTACTGTATTTGCTGCGGGAGAAACTTTGCTCTACATTCAGGGAGGAAATACAGATAGTTTCATCTGATACTtaccacacacatgcagaacaTTCAATTCCCACTCAATAATAATCTGCACAATATTGAGCTAATACAGTaacttaaataaataagtctCATTAAAGCCCTAGTCCAGACAATTAAATACAGTATATGGACTATAAACACGCAATGTAATCTCACATTTCAagttcaggaaaaacaaaaaacaaaactatccaacaaacaaacaaaaaaagattcaaTCCAAATTCACAACTCAAAGCAAGAAATTAACTTTCTTTATGGGAGCGTTTTTCTTGACCCTTTAAGGGATATTTTAAGTGATTTTCTCAAAGAATCTGTGTTGAACAACATTTACCTCTAAAATGCTTACAGTAGTTTTCCCTCAGACTGGAGACAAGACTTTCATGCTCAGAAATCACCCACCAGTGACCCCTGGTGGAGGACAGCCACATTGTAACACTTGTatttgaataatgaaatgagGGTCATctgaaataatgacatttgatgGACTGTTTTTACAAAAACTTATGGGAACTTCTAGCATAAGGTTTGGTCGTCACAATACCCACATAGTGTATACCtttaaatatattcagtttttatatttagttgTAATAAAACATAATAGAATAGGATAAAATAGCAGGGCAAGCAAAGTTCCACATGTAGCATCATATTCATATTTGACTTTTGGATTAGGTCTTTAAAGAGCATTGAAGTAACAATAAAACttaatattatttcataaaaCATAGCATGCCCAAGTCAACCAAACAAGACATAAACATCACCTGCAATCCTAATCCAAACAGATACAGTACAGCCCTTCACACCAGTTGATTATAGTCCACAAAGGGTATTAATAAGTGTTGGAGGGACTAACAGTATGTTAAAGATCGTCATATAATAGCTGCAATATGTTTTTGGTTTGAAAGCAGGCAACAGTGGAAAGGTCTGCACCTTAACACATGCTACATTACTTCTCTCTCCCTTGCTTGGCTCTTCAAAAGGATACAGTTCAGGTACTTCCTTACAAAAACTTTTCACATAGTAAGGCAGGAAACTACTTTCCAATGTACATGAAAAGAATTTCCAGGTATCCAGTTTCCAGTATTTACAGGTACAGTGAGAAACTGCACATTTCAAGATCTATTTATGGTGATATCAGGTTTCACTGTCTATGTTGTTCACAGAACCTggccagtcagtcagttttgTGGCTCAGCAGAGGTGGTTTTGAGTCTAAAACCAATGgaaagaatcttttttttaagtattgtTAAATGTTAGAAGCTCAACTTAAAGTattgctaaaaaataaatatctcttttcctttgtgtcatttttaaaatggaagTAAAAATCAACCAAAAACCAGGTATTTTCTGACTCAAAACTGGGAATGTCTGGTCCGATGAAAAATGAGTCAGACAGTACTAAAAGGTATGCATACTTGCTCCGTCTGTGCTCCTGTAAAGTGCCAGGTTTTCAGGGTGTGACCTCTATGCTGTCACAGGCTGGAGTTTCAGGCCTGCTGTTGGATCGGTGCACGGTGGCTTGGCTGTGATGACTCACAGTCTTGTGGTCCTTCCTCCGTCCCCCGGGCGTACATGAGGACGAGGGTGACAGTGGCGAAGGTAGCTGCATTCACAGGGAAGGCTCGTAGCAGCGTGGAGGTGAGGCCTCGTGTGAACACCATGTACCCCTCTCTCCTTACGCTCTGCCTCACACAGTCAGCAATGCTGCTGTACTGGTTGACTCCACCAATGCCATCTGCCTGAAGACGGGATTTGATCACATCTACAGGATAGGTAGAGAGCCAGGAGGCGATGCCAGCCATGCCCCCCGCAAACAGCAGTTTGGGGATCATGTAACGATCGTCAGGCTCACAGCCTAGACTTCGCGTGAGCACATCATAAGCCAAGAAATACACTCCAAAGCCAGGTGTCTCACGAATAAGTGTGGTCACCATGCCTCTGTTTACGCCCCACAGACCCTCCCGGTTGTAGATTCGTGCCAAACAGTCCAGGGAGTTCTTGTACAACTTCCTCGAGGATTTCTTCTCTCCAGTTCCCTGCATTTGCATGCGGGTCTTTGCCAGCTCCATGGGGCAACAGATGACACATTGGATGGCACCTGCTGCTGCGCCAGCAAGGAACTGGTTTGTGGGGGTGTCATGTCCCAACAGACGCATGGTGTTTCCTTGAACACCAAACACTATAGCATTGATGAATGTGAGGCCCATCATGGGAGATCCGATGCCTTTATATAAACCAAATACCTGCAGAGAGGACCAGAGATCTGACATTAGGAACAAATACCTTATTAAAAGACAACACCTGAAATTCAGGATTAactccattttctctttttaactaTCTGTGAACTATATCCCATCACATACTTTGACAAGAATTAGAGACATGGTCGCATTAGAAATCCAGAGCAACTGTGCACTCTAACTTCCAGTAGTAGAAAGTCTTAACTATTCAACTCTTGCACATCCAAAAGTATGGGTAATATATCACATTAACTCCTTTCAATAgggaatacatttttattttatagttatGTGCAATATACATATCTACGTCATCTTTGTGCGGTCTGGCAGGCTGACAAACACTATATCCCATCAAGCAATCTATCTTACAATAAAAGAACAATTTGTTATATTGAAACAATCTAACCCTGGCCTGTAAGGACGGTTATTGAAGGTGAAAAACAATACTCCTATAgctagaaagaaaaaattacaaaggaAACTGTGAGAAAATAAGCAGCCCAAACAAGTCTGAACTACAGAACTACACACATATTGACATATTGAGTGCCCCCAACATTGGCCTCACAACTTCAGATGGCTCATTAAGTCATTAGAACAGCATTCAACATAACTCTCCAACTAGGTTACTCTGAGCTTAAACTCAAACCGTTTTTTTACATCCAGCCGAGGTGGCTTTTTAGCTGTTCTTAAACTGAACTACTTACAGAACAAATCCCCcatgtatttaattttactcCAAATGCTGAAGAACTTTCAAATGCATAAGAGACTGATTTGTTGAtgatgctgtatttttattattactgcatTAGAGTTGTATGGAAAATGAATCCACCTACCGACTCTTGACGTATAATGGACTGGAAACAGTGGAAGGTCCCACGGTACAGTGGTTTATCAATGCTCTGGACCTGCAGTCTCACCTGAAAAAACATAACTCTTCAGTCATCTGTTAAATCCTGGATAAGAGAGGAAACAGCTATATGCCAATCTATTTGTAGCATACAGAGGACGATGATGAAACAATCGAATTAAAAAGCattgaaataaatgcataaCCACTGATTAAAAATTAAGTTTGTCTAGTCCTGTGTTGATGTATTTTTAAGGGTGTGTGTAAAAACAGGGAATTGCCTCAAGGTTTCTCAAGATTTTATGTCATATATGTCCCAGTGCACTGAAATATAGACATTTCCTACCTTAACTGTGTCAAATGGGTGTCCAACCAAGACTCCAGCAGCACCTGAAGACAAACATACAACGGATATTTAATCTGTAAAACGTATGTCAAATTCAGCTATTAAATGCAACCTCACCTAAACTCATTAACAACCTACGCAAACCCCAAGCCTTCATACTCCTCAACAGTCCTTAGTTGCATTATATTACAAGAACCTGTACTCAGATTTTTTCCCCAATTTACTCTAATCTTATAAAATCACTCATTTCTTCATTTGCATAGTGAAAAAAATTTGTATGACCTGTCATTCAAATACATAAGGAGGCCAACATGCTTTCAGTACACGTGCTCATCTTCTAGGAAATCTGGTCCCGATGACACATCAGGCTAAATAAATCAGTCTCTGTTTTATGTGAAGGGTCTTTGAAGGCCAAAACTCTTGCTGTTGGCACTGTTATGCAAGTACATCTCAGATTTCGTTGCTTTACTCAGCCAGAGCTAACTCAGTGAGCTGACTGGGCATCATCACCCTCTAAAATCTTTTGAAAGTTATATAATCTGATTTTACACAGCATATGTTCTCATGCCAGTTTGGGTTTCTCACCTACAGTTCCCAAACTTACATATAAGTCACCAAATGAACATTCATCAATGGCAAGTCTAGCTTAGTCCTT
This genomic interval from Echeneis naucrates chromosome 24, fEcheNa1.1, whole genome shotgun sequence contains the following:
- the LOC115037671 gene encoding mitochondrial basic amino acids transporter-like, coding for MDFVAGCIGGAAGVLVGHPFDTVKVRLQVQSIDKPLYRGTFHCFQSIIRQESVFGLYKGIGSPMMGLTFINAIVFGVQGNTMRLLGHDTPTNQFLAGAAAGAIQCVICCPMELAKTRMQMQGTGEKKSSRKLYKNSLDCLARIYNREGLWGVNRGMVTTLIRETPGFGVYFLAYDVLTRSLGCEPDDRYMIPKLLFAGGMAGIASWLSTYPVDVIKSRLQADGIGGVNQYSSIADCVRQSVRREGYMVFTRGLTSTLLRAFPVNAATFATVTLVLMYARGTEEGPQDCESSQPSHRAPIQQQA
- the LOC115038242 gene encoding uncharacterized protein LOC115038242 codes for the protein MAGTVHIDMAMILLLPLLSFTEYSPSSSSSVSAGYGYVITFPCEDTLACFHLWEIRTRRYIAIVTNGDILAAESEERKCFRQVKDLTVEDIGHHQCSERTNEFSTHSTAPVLNLLPAKTVSLQCVALTYLDKGLCRRVSLAWVDEDGVRIQEDAYHLIHRPSPCAITLTVTFQSPGNRTLRCQATVNEQIKTSAEFRLRAPALRGKGKGLTIDLEHNHQGGNLGKNWAAVGVVGCIVLTAVIAVIVVKRRRKNQLPNKDCSIQAGTISEIQIDDVIYADITFPAGSDRVLISEKESTEYACVRHI